TTGCAGGCGATGTTGCCAATATTGCTGGTCATCGGTATTGGCGGCATCTTTGGTGACGGTTTTGTCCGTATTTTGCGCACGGAACATGTAGTACCCGCCCATTTTCACTTCGCCGGCGCTGGCGGGGTTTGGTGCGATAGCCAGGGCGGCCATGGCGGCGGCACCCAGTACAAGAGCCTTTTTCATGAAATCTCCCTCCTTACAGAAAAGTGATCCACCTATTGTGGTCTATATCTTTTCAGCGCGACCTGATCCTGTTTGTTTGTCTTTCCCTTCCCAGGGCCATCCAGGTCTTGCTGTTTTGCCACACCCGTGTTGCAGTTCAGCAACAGTGTGGGTACCCTTCTACACCAACTCCAAAAAGCCGTCAAGAAAAAAATCACACAATTTTCATCCCGGACTGTTTTTCTCTTCCCCGGGCACATCAGACTGCACCAGACGGTGAACCAAATCCTTGAGATCCTGGAGTGACGCAAATTCCAGGATAATCTTGCCTCGCCCACGGAGTTGGGTAATGGTGACCTTGGTACGCAACTCCGATGCCAATTTCTTTTCCAGGGAGGCGATTGCGGGATCGCGCCGTTTGCTGTTGTTTTTTTTCTTTTCTTCGACAATGGGTTGCGTTGGTTCGGACTCTTCCGGCAGTGTGGATTCGGGGATGAAATCCCGCACCCGTCGCTCGGTTTCCCGCACACTCAAGCCGGCCTCGGCCACGGCAGACGCCACGGATGTGACGGCGGCGGCGTCCTCCAGGCCAAGCAGGGCGCGGGCATGTCCCTCGCTGAGTTTGCCGGTGGCCACCATGTCCAGAATTTCTTCCGGAAGTTTCAGCAAGCGCAACGTGTTGCTGACTCCCATGCGACTGCGCCCCACCCGTTCGGCAATCCGGGCATGGCTGTAGCCGAACTCATCCACCAGGCGCTGGTAACCCCGTGCCGTATCAATCGGATTCAAATCCTCGCGTTGCACATTTTCCAGGATGGCCACCTCCAGGGAGCGTCCATCATCCAGGTCATGGACCAGGACCGGTACCCGCTCCAGACCAGCCAGCCGGGATGCCCGCAGGCGGCGTTCCCCGGCCACGAGTTCGAAGCGTTCCTCGGCGGGGTTGGTGCCGGGTTTGACCCGTACCAGCAGGGGTTGCAGCACGCCATTGGCCCGGATCGATTCGGCCAGATCTTCCAGGGCACCGGCATCCATCTGCCGGCGCGGCTGGCGGGGATTGGGTTCAATCCGATCCGGAGGCACCTCGCGCACCCGTCGCCGGCCCACCTCCGCCACCGATTCCCCTCCCAGCAACGCCCCCAGACCCCGTCCCAAACCCATCCCTTCCGCCATGCTTTTCGCGCCTCCCAACCGCCACCTGCCAGGATTATCCAGGCCAATCCCAGGCAGGCCCGGGTACCCGGCATTTGTCCATCACACCTGCAAATCGCCACTTTCCAGAGTTTCCCGGGCCAATCCCAGGCAGGCCCGGGCACCCGGCGTTCGTCCATCACACCCGCAAACCACCACTTTCCAGAATTTCCCAGGCCAATCCCAGGTAGGCCCGGGCACCCGGCGTCCGCACATCGTACCAGATTGCCGGCTTGCCGAATCCAGGTGCCTCCGCCAGCCGCCGATCCCGGGGAATCAGCGTCCCAAAAACCCGTTCGCCAAAGTGTTGCCGCACCTCCGCCGCCACCTGCCGACTCAAACCCAGCTCCGGATCGTACATGGTCAAAACAATCCCGGCCAGCACCAGATCCGGATTCAGGCGTTCCCGGACAATTTCCAGGGTCCGCATGAGCTGCGCCAACCCTTCCAGGGCATGGTATTCGCACTGCAACGGGACCAGCACCGCATCCGCCGCCACCAGGGCATTCAACGTCAACAAACCCAGGGATGGCGGGCAATCCAGCAGGATGCAATCATATTCCGCATGGATCTCCCGCAAGGCCTGCCGCAACCGGAACTCCCGGTGCGGTTCATTGACCAGTTCCACTTCGGCACCGCTCAAATCCGGGGTGGAAACCACCAGATCCAGATAAGGCGGGGCCACGCGCCGCACCACATCCTGCACCCTCCCCTGCCCGCTCAGCAAGGCGTAGGTCGTCCCGGAACTTCTTGATTTTGTTTCTCCAAGTGCCGTAGTGGCATTGCCCTGGGGATCGCAATCCACAAGCAGGACACGTTTTTCCGCCGCCCCCAACGCCGCCGCCAGATTGACCGCCGTGGCCGTCTTACCCACCCCACCTTTTTGATTGGTCACGGCCAAGATTCGTCCCATCGGACACACCCTTTTTTCGCCATCGCACGAACCTGTAGCAATTTATCCACACGCCTGTGTCAATCTGCTCTCTGGCACGGACCCAGCCATGCCTTCCGTCAAATTTTTAACGCTATCAATTTATTCTTTGTTGCAATCCAGCACACTTTTTTGCGCCGTTTTTATTTCCTGCCCCTTTTTTTTCCAGTATCAGAAGCTGTCCATACACCTGCCTGTGAATTCTTCGGATAAAACAAATCAGCCTCTCAAACTTTCACCCGTTGTACCCGAATCAAAACCCCCTCCTCCCCATTGGCCACAATTTGTGGCGGGGCATAGGCCCGACTGACCGGATCCCGCAAATAAACGGCCACATCCTCCGGATGGCGACGCCCCTTCAGCGTCGCATATTCGCCCCCCACCCGCAACAAAGGCAACGCCAGCCGCGCCCCCAGGGCCAGATTGCCCAGGGCACGGGAGATCACCACATCATAGGGCACTGCCGGCGTCAGACTTTCCGCCCGTGCGTTCAAAACCCGCACCCGGGCATTCAACCCCAAATGATCCACCATATGCTGCAAAAAGCGGGATTTTTTCTGTATGGACTCCACCAAGTCCATTGTTTGTCCCGGATCGCCGCAAATGGCCAGGATCAATCCGGGCAAGCCGGCCCCGGACCCCAGATCCGCCACCCGTTCCCGACCGGAGAGAACCGGGGCCAACCGCAGGGAGTCAAGCAGGTGCCGGGTCAGAAGATTTGCCATCCCGCCTGGCCCCACCAGATTGAAACGCGCGTTCCACTGTGTCAATTCCGCCACATAGGCCCGCAACGCCCGTTCCTGTTCGGGCGTGACCGCCTGGCCGAGCAAATCCCCGGCCTGGATCAAAAAAGAGGGCCATGCTTCCAATCGGGTGCCTTTCGCTGCCAGGTTTGCACAAAAAATCCTTCAAAAAAACCGTCGCGATTCTTGCATGATTTTGTTGGAATGTATATGGAATGCCTGTACAATCCGGGCCATTGTCAAGCCTTGTCACGGGAGATGACCATGTCCACCAACGTCAGCCTGACCCCGGAGTTGGAAATCTTTGCCCACTCCTGCGTGGAAAGCGGCCGTTTCAGCAACGTCGGCGAAGTGGTTTGCAGCGCCCTGCGACTGCTTCGGGACCAGGAGAAGAGGCGCGAGGATTTCACGGCCATGCTGTTGGCGGCCCAGGAAGAGGCGGACCGTGAGGGCGTCTTCACCATTGATCAGGTCCTGTCGGAGATGGATGAGATCATCGACAGTGCTTCCCAATGAAACCTGCCGTTTTTCCACCCCAGGCACGGCAAGATTTGAGCGACGGTTTCTTCCCGTTACGATTGAATCGTTCCGCTGATCGCTTCGTTGCCAAAAACGTCCTGTAACGAACGGGCGTTCATTGCCCGGTCTGTCCATACACGTAGCGCGTCAAGATCAGAGGTAAACACTTTCGACTCAACCCAGGCCGGCAGATTGGAAAAACGGTGATGGAGGATTTGGAGCAGGATGGCGGCCCCACCTTCCCGGCGGCCTTGTACCAAGAGATGTCCAAGTTTTGGCAGAGACACAAGTTCCTCCTCAGGTGTCATGTCCACCATCGATTCGAACCATTCCTTCCCAAGTTGGGTAACACCCTCGGGGGTGATGCCCTCCATTTCTGGAATATTCAATGCACCTTTCATCAGCAATCTCCATAGGCCGACCATGATCCGTTCAAATGCAACAGAGAGTCTGAACAAACCTGCACGTTTGACTGTCGCGAATGCTTTTGCCCGCTCCTCATGCCGACTGGCGAAACACTTCAAAGGAGCGTTTTGAGCCTCATCCGCCAGTTCGTTCAGCAGAATCAGACGGACGGCACCACC
The sequence above is a segment of the Magnetococcales bacterium genome. Coding sequences within it:
- a CDS encoding ParB/RepB/Spo0J family partition protein, which encodes MAEGMGLGRGLGALLGGESVAEVGRRRVREVPPDRIEPNPRQPRRQMDAGALEDLAESIRANGVLQPLLVRVKPGTNPAEERFELVAGERRLRASRLAGLERVPVLVHDLDDGRSLEVAILENVQREDLNPIDTARGYQRLVDEFGYSHARIAERVGRSRMGVSNTLRLLKLPEEILDMVATGKLSEGHARALLGLEDAAAVTSVASAVAEAGLSVRETERRVRDFIPESTLPEESEPTQPIVEEKKKNNSKRRDPAIASLEKKLASELRTKVTITQLRGRGKIILEFASLQDLKDLVHRLVQSDVPGEEKNSPG
- a CDS encoding ParA family protein encodes the protein MGRILAVTNQKGGVGKTATAVNLAAALGAAEKRVLLVDCDPQGNATTALGETKSRSSGTTYALLSGQGRVQDVVRRVAPPYLDLVVSTPDLSGAEVELVNEPHREFRLRQALREIHAEYDCILLDCPPSLGLLTLNALVAADAVLVPLQCEYHALEGLAQLMRTLEIVRERLNPDLVLAGIVLTMYDPELGLSRQVAAEVRQHFGERVFGTLIPRDRRLAEAPGFGKPAIWYDVRTPGARAYLGLAWEILESGGLRV
- the rsmG gene encoding 16S rRNA (guanine(527)-N(7))-methyltransferase RsmG, whose translation is MEAWPSFLIQAGDLLGQAVTPEQERALRAYVAELTQWNARFNLVGPGGMANLLTRHLLDSLRLAPVLSGRERVADLGSGAGLPGLILAICGDPGQTMDLVESIQKKSRFLQHMVDHLGLNARVRVLNARAESLTPAVPYDVVISRALGNLALGARLALPLLRVGGEYATLKGRRHPEDVAVYLRDPVSRAYAPPQIVANGEEGVLIRVQRVKV
- a CDS encoding type II toxin-antitoxin system ParD family antitoxin, producing MSTNVSLTPELEIFAHSCVESGRFSNVGEVVCSALRLLRDQEKRREDFTAMLLAAQEEADREGVFTIDQVLSEMDEIIDSASQ